A region of Marnyiella aurantia DNA encodes the following proteins:
- a CDS encoding TonB-dependent receptor has translation MNFNPLKKTVLIAAIAFAGYGTVHAQVTTSSMTGIVTSRDGKESSGAKITATHIPSGSVYSATANASGAFNLSNMRVGGPYRVEIVSGSDTPIVYEDVYLELGQPFSLNPVLGEKTENIAEVVITGGRRVNVNKTGAATNVGLKQIQELPQASRSITEFTRLTPQANGNSFAGRDARYNNLQIDGANFNNGFGLSGNLLPGGSAQPISLDAIQEISVNIAPFDVTQSGFTGAGINAVTKSGTNKFHGSLYGYYNGKELNGWKINDNKLEKVSGGQMTNGFTIGGPLVQNKLFFFISAERETMTGANASGANLWKASQDGVSDPENNITRVKESDLIAVRDHLINRWGYDPGRYQGYANEAQQQGDKFLARLDWNISDKHKFAVRYNVLDGTSMQVANASSGPSPRSAWSRVSDRAMTFENGNFNVENKVQSLTAELNSTFNSSLSNKLLFTYSKIQDLRTTPSDTLFPFVDIWDGSPTGGNYISFGTELFSYLNDVINNNFSITNNLTYNVNKHTFTAGVAYEMQKFGNSYTRMGTGYYRYASVADFLTTGTPNEVAPIMFGITYPYANQDTYSRVNFGLGSAYLQDRIALTDRFNFTLGLRAELPFYQNELTANPAIDALELLDTDGNPTHYSSGSWPKSRVMLSPRLGFNYDTMGDRTLTLRGGTGIFSGRVPFVWLTNMPTNAGVLQNTVEPTSYSQVSGWINNVTFQPQDIYYHLNNVPAGAESVFIQSPKDGAPSTFALVDSDFRMPKVWRSSLGIDYRVPNSLLTISTDLLFTRDVNAVFQFGANRKPSTERMTYADRAYYPNTASYQYNTAIGANNATILTNTESKGYALSATIGANLRPWKGLSGSAFYTYSEAQEVTSNSGSNASSSWLASPVVDSPNQDFLSISNFAVPHRIVANVTYELKPTGTTIGVYYSGANQGRYSYYYSNDVNGDGLANDLLYIPTNTADMKFADITTGSGANTNVLFTAAQQREAFDQFITDNGLEEYRGQILPRNEFLLPWLNRVDVRLSQNLFSNMIQKGDKVQLTLDVINFGNMLNSDWGIQDTNVSSYGAAILGRTGALSPDPTFQMQRTGNELLSSSTRTVSSRFTTWSAMFGMKYSF, from the coding sequence ATGAATTTTAATCCTTTGAAGAAAACCGTTCTGATTGCTGCCATAGCATTCGCAGGTTATGGAACTGTACATGCACAGGTTACTACCAGCAGCATGACAGGTATTGTAACGTCACGTGACGGGAAGGAAAGCTCAGGTGCGAAGATTACCGCTACCCACATTCCTTCCGGATCCGTTTACAGCGCAACAGCAAATGCATCCGGTGCGTTCAACCTTTCCAACATGCGTGTTGGGGGTCCGTACCGTGTAGAAATTGTTTCAGGTAGTGATACGCCTATCGTATATGAGGACGTATACCTGGAGCTGGGACAACCTTTTTCCCTGAACCCGGTACTTGGCGAAAAGACTGAGAATATCGCTGAGGTGGTAATCACAGGAGGTCGCCGTGTAAACGTGAATAAAACAGGCGCTGCAACCAATGTAGGACTGAAACAGATTCAGGAATTGCCGCAGGCCAGCCGAAGCATCACTGAATTTACGAGACTTACCCCACAGGCAAACGGAAACTCATTTGCAGGAAGGGATGCAAGGTATAATAACCTTCAGATTGACGGTGCAAACTTCAACAATGGATTTGGATTAAGCGGAAACCTGCTGCCTGGAGGGAGCGCACAGCCTATCTCTTTGGATGCGATTCAGGAGATTTCTGTAAACATCGCACCTTTTGATGTTACCCAGTCAGGTTTTACCGGTGCGGGCATCAATGCGGTTACCAAATCAGGAACCAACAAATTCCACGGGTCCTTATATGGTTATTACAACGGTAAAGAACTGAACGGATGGAAAATCAATGACAATAAGCTTGAGAAAGTATCCGGTGGACAGATGACCAACGGATTCACGATCGGGGGCCCATTGGTTCAGAATAAACTGTTCTTCTTCATAAGTGCTGAAAGGGAAACAATGACCGGTGCAAACGCTTCCGGCGCAAACCTTTGGAAAGCATCGCAGGACGGCGTTTCAGATCCTGAAAACAATATTACCAGAGTAAAGGAGTCCGATCTTATCGCTGTACGTGACCACCTGATTAACCGTTGGGGTTACGATCCGGGAAGATATCAGGGATATGCCAACGAGGCACAGCAGCAGGGAGATAAGTTCCTGGCACGTCTGGACTGGAACATCAGTGACAAGCACAAATTTGCAGTTCGTTATAACGTACTGGACGGAACTTCCATGCAGGTGGCAAACGCTTCTTCCGGTCCATCTCCAAGATCTGCTTGGAGCCGTGTGAGCGACAGAGCAATGACTTTTGAGAACGGTAACTTCAATGTGGAAAACAAAGTCCAGTCCCTTACCGCGGAACTGAACTCTACATTCAACTCAAGCCTGTCAAACAAATTACTTTTCACCTATTCTAAAATCCAGGATCTTAGAACTACCCCTTCGGATACCCTGTTCCCATTTGTTGACATTTGGGATGGATCGCCTACCGGCGGTAACTACATCAGCTTCGGTACAGAGCTTTTCTCTTATCTGAATGATGTAATTAACAACAACTTTTCCATCACCAATAACCTTACCTATAACGTAAACAAGCATACATTTACTGCTGGTGTGGCTTATGAGATGCAAAAGTTCGGTAACTCCTATACACGTATGGGAACCGGGTACTACAGATATGCATCCGTTGCAGACTTCCTTACTACCGGTACGCCTAACGAGGTGGCACCTATTATGTTCGGTATTACTTATCCATATGCAAATCAGGATACCTACTCACGTGTAAACTTCGGTCTGGGCTCTGCTTACTTACAGGACAGGATCGCGCTTACCGACAGATTTAACTTTACACTCGGTTTAAGAGCAGAATTGCCTTTCTACCAAAATGAACTAACCGCTAACCCTGCAATTGATGCACTGGAGCTTTTAGATACCGACGGAAATCCTACCCATTATTCTTCAGGCAGCTGGCCAAAGTCCCGCGTGATGCTTTCTCCGCGTTTAGGATTCAACTATGATACAATGGGTGACCGCACATTAACCCTTCGTGGTGGTACCGGAATTTTCTCCGGACGTGTACCGTTTGTTTGGTTAACCAACATGCCTACTAACGCTGGTGTACTTCAAAACACTGTAGAACCTACATCGTACTCACAGGTTTCAGGATGGATCAATAACGTAACCTTCCAGCCGCAGGATATCTATTACCACCTTAATAATGTTCCTGCAGGTGCCGAAAGTGTATTTATCCAGTCTCCAAAAGATGGAGCGCCAAGTACGTTTGCTCTTGTAGACAGTGACTTCAGAATGCCCAAAGTTTGGAGATCAAGCTTAGGAATTGATTACAGAGTTCCTAACTCCCTTCTTACCATCAGCACAGATCTTCTTTTCACAAGAGATGTGAACGCTGTATTCCAGTTTGGCGCAAACAGAAAACCGTCTACAGAAAGAATGACGTATGCAGACCGGGCCTATTATCCAAACACTGCTTCATATCAGTACAATACAGCAATCGGCGCGAACAACGCAACTATTCTAACCAATACAGAAAGCAAAGGATATGCATTATCTGCAACTATAGGTGCTAACCTCCGTCCATGGAAAGGACTTTCAGGTTCTGCATTCTATACTTATTCCGAAGCTCAGGAGGTAACATCCAACTCCGGATCAAATGCATCTTCGTCATGGTTGGCGTCTCCGGTAGTTGATTCACCAAACCAGGATTTCCTGAGCATCTCCAACTTTGCAGTACCTCACCGTATAGTAGCAAACGTAACTTACGAACTTAAACCAACCGGTACAACAATTGGAGTTTACTATTCCGGTGCAAACCAGGGTAGATATTCTTATTACTACTCCAACGATGTGAACGGTGACGGCCTGGCTAATGACCTGCTTTATATCCCTACCAATACAGCTGATATGAAGTTTGCTGATATTACCACGGGTTCCGGAGCCAATACAAACGTGCTTTTCACAGCTGCACAGCAGAGAGAAGCGTTTGACCAATTCATTACGGACAACGGACTGGAAGAATACCGCGGACAAATCCTGCCAAGGAATGAGTTCCTGCTTCCATGGCTGAACCGTGTAGATGTAAGACTAAGCCAAAACCTGTTTTCCAATATGATTCAGAAAGGGGATAAAGTACAGCTTACGCTGGATGTTATCAACTTCGGAAATATGCTGAACTCTGATTGGGGAATCCAGGATACCAATGTAAGCTCTTACGGTGCTGCAATCCTTGGAAGAACGGGAGCACTTTCTCCTGATCCTACCTTCCAGATGCAGAGAACTGGTAACGAACTGCTATCTTCGTCCACCAGAACTGTAAGCTCCAGATTCACTACCTGGTCTGCGATGTTTGGAATGAAATATTCTTTCTAG